One genomic segment of Chitinophagales bacterium includes these proteins:
- a CDS encoding SufE family protein, with product MKTIAEKEADIIESFDLFEDTMERYEYIIEIGKKLPPLASQYKLDDFLVKGCQSKVWLRAYESNGNIFFEADSNTAITKGIIALLIDVLSGQPAKQIANAELGFIEAIQLHSHLSSQRSNGLASMIQRMKAYAAAFSAA from the coding sequence ATGAAAACAATTGCCGAGAAAGAAGCCGATATTATTGAGTCTTTTGATCTTTTTGAAGACACAATGGAACGGTATGAGTATATTATTGAAATAGGGAAGAAGTTGCCGCCACTCGCATCGCAATATAAATTAGACGATTTTTTAGTGAAGGGATGCCAGAGCAAAGTATGGTTGCGCGCATACGAAAGCAATGGCAATATCTTCTTCGAAGCAGACTCCAATACTGCCATCACTAAAGGCATAATAGCACTGTTAATAGATGTGCTTTCGGGGCAGCCTGCCAAGCAAATTGCCAATGCCGAATTGGGCTTTATAGAAGCTATTCAACTGCATAGTCATCTTTCTTCGCAGCGCTCCAATGGATTAGCTTCCATGATTCAAAGAATGAAAGCTTATGCTGCAGCTTTTTCTGCTGCATAA
- a CDS encoding T9SS type A sorting domain-containing protein, which produces MNKHLCAILSLLLGLSTVFSQSLTEVSLPQYMQGTNGTNNNRLTYICRLTLDGLTANATYRYYTSAVIASDNATSNGAGTPIFLPTSGNFYSGSSNLSTSGQYGEFTTNSSGSFTGWFGLQPTGNSRFTSGNTVNIRIMLNNGAGGTSVATRLTTTSGVTVLNLGTTTALATGINSVSCGDAKNLVLLWDNTTASGRPISGAAIEDDGFTVPTSYATFYRNDVDGTSKAWGTLIPNTLANGIRRIEQFSLSTGSAIGTAATDADGLWPTNAVNTVNPSSGTTALVIDNADAPLATCSSSPELTIVPTTSPLSGFCAISPQHGEMGSIQISGAYLTGASVTLNASTDFELSLDGITFGTSVNPTYTAPTLAATNVYVRLKAGLSVGAKSEVLTLSGGGATSTTLTVEGTVGAAATLGVGDIMFTGFKTTTPGTDQISFFATVDIPAGTDILFTDKAWDKTLYAPNFNTSEQTLTWNSGASLITKGTVVKGSFSSGTSTWNIGSSTGNALDGLSSGGDNVFAYQLSSGCPAFLHGVSSIAWLSSGAVSTNNSYLPEVLNTANGNILSGGMGNQEYTGTRSCNTIANYKTFVSNNANWGAVGGSDVDATAFVEGLSISLATSHTSKMENDNSPVTITATACTAVPATVTVTLSYSGSATAGTDFTVLPATITIPSGSTTGSTTLTNINDVVYEGNDTAIISIASVSGGGAIIGSPASVTYIIVDDDDAVYYSCASGSSNAAIWSPSPACPTSGTAVFSSSNRFVIQSGHTIELASSPVTLKSLEIQSGGKLWRNSSVVSNTRYLSVFDYIDNQGTLGNSTPSFDAIGINIEGTNVTLSGGGDWNIGRLRKTDNTNTVSNLTIADATIRLYYPGTAFYNNQNSTTLNVHIVAGATLYVSDTITIDGPNGLSTGDRGGTITVDGNLIVDESFLARSLNPSGYATGLTINAGGKATVKRFRFNNNVAGGVNQFQVTVNGILEIKESLDLEDGTFNGNDHVVFLSPSASQAAIIDNFSTGYYGTYSGTGTFQRGFSASSIFNQLYFSAPINNAAITSFAPAKGADGVAVTPKNDCDETQLATSSNYGNVFEYNENLVNNCYLEAWVVRSAGNAQNGKGYSVVKSGSGKLELSGTPNMNASYTINNLGNKGWALPTKQNLAPNATIAGWHLLGNPFPANLNPVNPNASEFGNIFKVLDAANGQYVDFSFSGADLLAPFQGFFVYKANNGGTANFDIHGGSNRTRSAIQFYKNNDPLKQLKIKVSGNGNTDECYLNIIPGATAEFDLEYDGYKWFSDASLPALFTSNNSDFFSTNTIGSIDENPIVPLHFKVPATETYQLEISGIENLNGVSKVIVEDQMQHRSYEFTQNGDFLFNAIKGDAANRFQIRFEAVVSGLQTPEQQLKLFVNSKVLHVDLGANNTNSTIDIFNTLGAKVAQFGTTASYSKFDISNLGIGTFIAKVKSGNTAATKKFTIAE; this is translated from the coding sequence ATGAACAAACATTTATGCGCAATTCTCAGCTTGCTTTTAGGATTAAGTACCGTTTTTAGCCAATCGCTTACAGAAGTTTCCTTGCCTCAATATATGCAAGGAACAAACGGCACTAACAACAATAGACTAACCTATATCTGCAGACTCACTTTAGATGGATTAACCGCAAATGCAACATACAGGTACTACACAAGTGCCGTAATAGCATCAGACAATGCTACCAGTAATGGAGCCGGAACACCCATATTTTTACCTACTTCAGGAAATTTTTATTCCGGTTCTTCAAATTTATCTACTTCCGGACAGTATGGCGAATTTACCACCAACTCTAGTGGATCGTTTACCGGATGGTTTGGATTGCAACCAACCGGAAACTCTCGCTTTACCTCCGGCAACACCGTGAACATAAGAATTATGCTAAATAATGGTGCAGGAGGCACCTCTGTTGCCACCAGACTCACCACTACCAGCGGAGTTACTGTATTAAACTTGGGAACAACAACTGCCTTAGCTACCGGCATTAACAGTGTTTCTTGCGGAGATGCCAAAAACTTAGTACTACTTTGGGATAATACAACTGCATCCGGTCGCCCCATTTCCGGTGCCGCTATTGAAGACGATGGATTTACCGTGCCCACTTCTTATGCCACATTCTACAGAAACGATGTAGATGGAACTTCTAAAGCATGGGGAACACTTATTCCAAACACCTTAGCCAATGGCATTAGAAGGATAGAACAATTTTCGCTAAGCACAGGTAGTGCCATTGGCACTGCAGCAACAGATGCCGATGGCTTGTGGCCTACCAACGCTGTAAACACAGTAAACCCGAGCAGCGGAACCACAGCGCTTGTAATAGACAATGCAGATGCACCGCTGGCAACATGTTCATCGTCTCCGGAATTAACCATAGTACCTACCACAAGTCCACTGAGCGGCTTTTGCGCCATTAGTCCGCAACATGGCGAAATGGGCTCTATACAAATAAGTGGTGCTTATTTAACCGGAGCAAGTGTAACTTTAAATGCAAGTACTGATTTTGAGCTCTCTTTAGACGGCATAACCTTCGGCACATCGGTAAATCCAACATATACTGCGCCAACACTTGCTGCTACCAATGTGTATGTAAGGTTAAAAGCAGGGCTTAGTGTAGGAGCAAAATCTGAAGTACTAACACTTAGCGGAGGCGGAGCTACCTCCACCACGCTTACTGTGGAAGGTACCGTAGGTGCAGCAGCCACTTTGGGTGTTGGCGATATTATGTTTACTGGATTTAAAACCACCACTCCGGGAACCGATCAAATTTCGTTTTTTGCTACAGTAGATATTCCTGCAGGAACCGATATCTTATTTACCGATAAAGCATGGGACAAAACACTATACGCTCCCAATTTTAATACCTCTGAACAAACCCTTACTTGGAACAGCGGTGCTTCGCTCATTACCAAAGGTACGGTGGTAAAAGGCTCTTTTTCGAGCGGTACTTCTACTTGGAATATTGGGTCTTCTACCGGCAACGCATTAGATGGACTTTCTAGCGGAGGCGATAATGTTTTTGCATATCAGTTATCTTCCGGTTGCCCGGCATTTTTACATGGAGTTAGCAGTATAGCTTGGCTTAGTTCGGGAGCAGTAAGTACCAACAACAGTTATTTGCCTGAGGTATTAAATACGGCTAATGGCAATATTCTTTCCGGAGGTATGGGCAACCAAGAATACACCGGCACCCGCTCTTGCAACACCATAGCTAACTACAAAACTTTCGTAAGTAACAATGCTAACTGGGGAGCAGTTGGCGGATCAGATGTAGATGCCACTGCCTTTGTAGAAGGATTAAGTATTTCGCTGGCAACTTCACACACCAGCAAAATGGAAAACGATAATTCGCCCGTTACCATTACTGCTACGGCATGTACTGCTGTGCCTGCAACTGTAACCGTAACCCTATCGTACAGCGGCTCGGCAACTGCGGGAACAGACTTTACTGTATTGCCCGCCACCATTACTATTCCAAGTGGCAGCACCACAGGCAGCACCACACTCACCAATATAAACGATGTGGTTTATGAGGGCAACGATACCGCCATTATTTCTATTGCATCTGTAAGTGGAGGCGGTGCTATTATCGGCTCTCCGGCTTCTGTAACTTATATTATTGTGGATGATGATGATGCGGTATATTACTCATGCGCCAGTGGTTCATCTAATGCCGCAATTTGGTCTCCTTCGCCCGCTTGCCCTACATCCGGCACAGCCGTATTTTCTTCCAGCAATAGGTTTGTAATTCAATCGGGGCATACTATTGAATTGGCAAGTTCGCCCGTAACACTTAAATCGCTCGAAATCCAAAGTGGAGGAAAACTATGGCGAAACAGTTCGGTGGTATCGAACACACGCTACCTGAGCGTGTTTGATTATATTGACAACCAAGGCACTTTGGGCAACAGCACACCTTCTTTTGATGCTATTGGAATAAACATCGAAGGAACGAATGTTACGCTTTCTGGTGGTGGCGATTGGAATATAGGTAGGCTTAGAAAAACCGATAACACCAATACAGTTTCTAACCTAACTATTGCTGATGCCACTATTCGATTGTACTATCCGGGTACTGCCTTTTACAACAATCAAAATTCCACTACTCTTAATGTGCATATTGTGGCAGGTGCCACGCTATACGTTTCGGATACTATTACCATAGACGGACCAAACGGTTTAAGCACCGGAGATAGAGGCGGTACTATTACAGTAGATGGCAACTTAATAGTTGATGAATCTTTCTTGGCGCGTTCTTTAAACCCAAGCGGCTATGCCACCGGATTAACCATAAATGCAGGTGGAAAGGCTACCGTAAAACGGTTCCGTTTCAACAATAATGTTGCAGGAGGTGTTAATCAGTTTCAAGTTACCGTAAATGGCATATTAGAAATAAAGGAATCTTTAGATTTAGAGGATGGAACGTTTAATGGAAATGATCATGTGGTTTTCCTTTCGCCATCGGCAAGCCAAGCGGCTATTATAGATAATTTTTCAACAGGATATTATGGAACTTATAGCGGCACAGGTACTTTCCAACGCGGGTTCAGCGCTTCTTCAATTTTCAACCAATTGTATTTTAGTGCCCCTATAAACAATGCCGCCATTACAAGTTTTGCACCTGCCAAAGGAGCAGATGGCGTTGCCGTAACTCCTAAAAACGATTGCGATGAAACCCAACTCGCTACTTCGAGCAACTACGGCAATGTATTTGAATACAACGAAAACTTAGTAAACAATTGCTATTTGGAAGCATGGGTAGTGCGCTCTGCAGGCAATGCCCAAAATGGTAAAGGATACTCTGTTGTAAAAAGTGGAAGCGGGAAACTAGAACTAAGCGGTACGCCTAATATGAACGCATCTTATACCATTAATAATTTGGGAAATAAAGGATGGGCATTACCTACCAAACAAAACCTTGCTCCCAATGCAACTATTGCAGGCTGGCACTTGCTGGGCAATCCGTTTCCGGCAAACTTAAATCCTGTAAATCCTAACGCAAGCGAGTTTGGAAATATCTTTAAAGTATTAGACGCAGCCAACGGGCAATATGTAGATTTTAGCTTTTCCGGTGCCGATTTATTGGCTCCTTTTCAAGGCTTTTTTGTTTACAAAGCTAACAATGGTGGCACAGCAAATTTTGATATTCATGGCGGCAGCAACCGCACTCGCAGTGCTATTCAATTCTATAAAAACAATGATCCGCTTAAGCAATTAAAAATAAAAGTATCGGGCAATGGCAATACCGATGAATGCTATTTGAATATTATTCCTGGTGCCACTGCCGAATTCGATTTAGAATACGATGGCTACAAATGGTTTTCTGATGCTTCTCTTCCAGCTTTATTCACTTCAAACAACAGCGATTTCTTTAGCACCAACACTATTGGAAGTATTGACGAAAATCCAATTGTGCCGTTACATTTTAAAGTTCCTGCTACCGAAACATATCAATTAGAAATTTCGGGTATCGAGAATTTGAATGGCGTTTCTAAAGTAATTGTTGAAGACCAAATGCAACATCGCTCTTATGAGTTTACACAAAATGGCGATTTCTTGTTTAATGCTATTAAAGGAGATGCCGCCAATCGCTTTCAAATCCGTTTCGAAGCTGTGGTTTCCGGTTTACAAACTCCCGAACAACAGCTAAAACTATTTGTAAACAGCAAAGTATTGCATGTAGATTTAGGTGCAAACAATACCAATAGCACCATAGACATATTCAATACTTTAGGCGCAAAAGTAGCACAGTTCGGCACTACGGCATCTTACTCAAAATTTGATATAAGCAATCTTGGAATAGGAACCTTTATAGCAAAAGTGAAAAGCGGAAATACTGCCGCAACTAAAAAATTTACCATAGCAGAATAG
- a CDS encoding efflux transporter outer membrane subunit, which yields MNKKIIQLIAVTVILVSAGGCKLFKEPLKVENKAVPKSFNTSSDTFNTAKIKWRNYFTDSNLVMLIDTALRNNQELNITMQEIQVARNEIRARKGEYLPFVNITAGGGVEKVGEYTRNGAVEKNLEVKPGKKFPEPLGDIMLGAAFSWELDIWKKLRNAKNAAVSRYLASVEGKNFMVTNLISEIANSYYELMSLDNQLEIIQRNIDIQEDALHIVKQQKDAAKVTQLAVNRFEAQLLNTKNMQYAIQQQIVETENRINFLTGRFPQPIVRNSAAFYNTVFDSISAGIPSQLLENRPDIRQAEQELAAAKLDIKVAKASFFPSIRISASTGFQAFNPAVWFRPESLLYGVLGDIFAPLINRNALVAAYKTARAKQVQAVYKYEQSILNAYTEVLNQLSGIEKYSNSFETKSNQVEILTHSVSISENLFKSARADYVEVLLTQREALESKMELIEIKKKQLNAEINIYKALGGGWN from the coding sequence ATGAATAAGAAAATAATTCAGCTTATTGCTGTAACTGTTATACTAGTGTCGGCAGGTGGATGTAAGTTGTTTAAAGAGCCGCTTAAGGTTGAAAACAAAGCGGTTCCCAAGAGTTTCAATACATCTTCAGACACCTTTAATACCGCTAAAATTAAGTGGCGTAATTATTTTACAGATTCCAATTTGGTGATGCTGATTGATACTGCTCTTAGGAATAACCAAGAGCTTAACATTACTATGCAAGAAATACAAGTGGCGCGTAATGAAATTAGAGCACGAAAAGGAGAATACTTACCATTTGTAAATATAACTGCCGGTGGTGGCGTAGAAAAAGTAGGAGAGTACACACGCAACGGAGCAGTAGAGAAAAATTTGGAAGTAAAACCCGGAAAAAAATTTCCGGAGCCTTTGGGCGATATAATGCTTGGTGCTGCTTTTTCGTGGGAGTTAGATATTTGGAAGAAATTGAGGAATGCCAAGAATGCAGCCGTTTCGCGCTATTTGGCGAGTGTAGAAGGGAAAAATTTTATGGTTACCAATTTAATTTCAGAGATAGCAAATTCGTACTACGAATTGATGTCGCTCGATAATCAATTGGAAATTATACAAAGGAATATTGATATTCAAGAAGATGCGCTGCACATTGTAAAGCAACAAAAAGATGCTGCAAAGGTTACGCAGTTGGCTGTAAACCGTTTCGAAGCACAGTTGCTCAATACTAAAAATATGCAGTATGCCATTCAGCAGCAGATTGTAGAAACCGAGAATAGAATCAATTTCCTTACAGGAAGATTCCCACAACCGATAGTGCGCAATAGCGCTGCATTTTACAATACGGTATTTGATTCTATTTCGGCAGGAATACCAAGCCAGTTGCTAGAAAACAGACCCGATATTCGCCAAGCAGAGCAGGAACTTGCGGCTGCCAAATTAGATATTAAGGTTGCTAAGGCAAGTTTCTTTCCATCTATTCGTATTTCGGCTTCTACAGGTTTTCAGGCATTTAATCCGGCAGTGTGGTTTCGTCCGGAATCGTTGCTGTATGGTGTTTTGGGCGATATTTTTGCACCGCTCATAAATAGAAATGCCTTGGTGGCCGCGTATAAAACTGCGCGAGCCAAGCAGGTTCAAGCAGTTTACAAATACGAACAAAGCATATTGAATGCTTACACCGAGGTGCTCAATCAATTATCGGGAATAGAGAAGTATTCAAATAGTTTTGAAACCAAATCTAACCAGGTAGAAATACTTACACATTCGGTTTCTATCTCAGAGAACTTGTTTAAATCTGCTCGTGCCGATTATGTAGAAGTACTCTTAACACAGCGCGAAGCTTTGGAATCTAAAATGGAGTTGATAGAGATAAAAAAGAAACAGCTGAATGCTGAAATAAATATTTACAAGGCGCTTGGCGGTGGGTGGAATTAA
- a CDS encoding C40 family peptidase, translated as MKYIFVLFWCGLMQFSFSQETETTDITQVAAYFSKHGIALEQVQNISLYEEAFKWLDTKYKFGAKSENATDCSGFAGMLYEKVFGKDLARSSRSIFPQCEPLTSKSELQEGDLLFFKIWKGVISHVAIYLQNGKFIHAAVHGGVRIDSLDQPYYKKYFYKAGRLKE; from the coding sequence ATGAAATACATCTTTGTACTTTTTTGGTGTGGATTGATGCAGTTTTCGTTTTCGCAAGAAACCGAAACTACAGATATTACTCAAGTAGCTGCATACTTTTCAAAACACGGCATTGCATTAGAGCAAGTTCAAAATATATCGCTGTACGAAGAGGCTTTTAAATGGTTAGATACCAAATATAAGTTTGGTGCCAAATCTGAAAATGCTACCGATTGCAGCGGCTTTGCAGGCATGCTATACGAAAAGGTTTTTGGAAAAGATTTAGCCCGCTCTTCGCGCAGTATTTTTCCCCAATGTGAACCGCTTACTTCTAAAAGCGAATTACAAGAAGGAGATTTACTTTTCTTTAAGATATGGAAAGGAGTAATATCGCATGTTGCCATTTACCTTCAAAACGGTAAATTTATTCATGCTGCCGTGCATGGCGGTGTGCGTATAGATAGCCTCGACCAACCTTACTATAAGAAATATTTCTACAAAGCCGGCAGACTTAAAGAATAA
- a CDS encoding HAD hydrolase-like protein, translated as MAIKLAVFDIAGTTVEDKDFVADALVKAFEKQELFISPKHANTKMGLPKSLVIRELIDEIFEEAPENVEELANTILADFNQNMLEFYKNHPAVKGKTNAVRTMLALKNAGVKVALDTSFSRDIANTLIDRLGWDVQQVVDFWVTNDEVANGRPHPDLILKAMEIAGVADASEVAKIGDTESDLNEGTAAGCKYVIGVTSGVQPRSILEKTKHTHLVNDLYEVVDIVLN; from the coding sequence ATGGCAATTAAGCTCGCAGTATTCGATATAGCAGGAACCACCGTAGAAGATAAAGATTTTGTGGCAGATGCTTTAGTAAAGGCTTTTGAAAAACAAGAGTTATTCATCTCTCCTAAACATGCCAATACTAAAATGGGGCTACCAAAATCGCTAGTTATACGCGAACTTATAGACGAGATTTTTGAAGAGGCTCCTGAAAACGTAGAGGAGTTGGCTAATACTATACTTGCCGATTTCAACCAAAATATGCTAGAGTTTTACAAAAACCATCCTGCAGTAAAAGGCAAAACAAATGCTGTTCGCACTATGCTTGCATTAAAAAATGCAGGTGTAAAAGTTGCATTAGACACAAGCTTTTCGCGCGATATTGCCAATACGCTTATAGATCGCTTAGGCTGGGATGTGCAACAGGTAGTAGACTTTTGGGTTACAAACGATGAAGTAGCAAACGGAAGACCCCATCCCGATTTAATTTTAAAAGCAATGGAAATTGCAGGCGTTGCCGATGCTTCGGAAGTAGCTAAAATTGGCGATACAGAAAGCGATTTAAATGAAGGCACCGCTGCCGGATGCAAATATGTAATTGGTGTTACATCCGGAGTGCAACCGCGCAGCATACTAGAAAAAACCAAACACACACATTTGGTAAACGACCTCTACGAAGTAGTTGATATTGTGCTGAACTAA
- a CDS encoding efflux RND transporter permease subunit has product MFSKFIQRPVLAIAISLAIIIMGVLAITTLPISQFPSIAPPRVMVFIAYPGASADVLVSTTLTPLERAINGVQGMQYIISDATSAGEATIQIVFEPGTDPNAAVVNVKTRVDQVINKLPQLVQLEGVIISPIQPSMLMYVNLYSTDKNADEKFLYNYSSVHILPELQRISGMGRAQILGSRQFAMRIWLKPDRMRAYNVSTEEVMEAINKQSVIGRPGRLGQASGKSAQSLEYVLTYKGRYNKPEEYGNIIVRANPNGESLKLKDIASIELGSEFFDIYSSKDAYPSASIVLKQNFGSNASKVIEGVKEKLEELKKDFPPGMKYEINYDVSKFVDASIEKVLHTLFEAFLLVALVVFLFLGDLRSTLIPTLAVPVSLIGAFIAMQFFGLTINLVTLFALVLAIGIVVDDSIVVVEAVHAKMEEKHLSPYHAVKEVLGEISGAIIAITLVMTSVFVPVSFMTGPVGVFYRQFSLTMASAIVLSGVVALTLAPVLCAMILKNNHGAHKSNSPVNLFLNWFNKNFDKATGKYTALLKLIVNRRVVTFGILIVFAFCIVGVNEKLPAGFIPNEDQGMIYAIIQTPPGSTLERTNDVSRTLQKIAEHVEGVQSVASLAGYEVLTEGRGSNAGTCIINLKDWSQRKHSVKEIIEELEEKTKDMGAVIEYFEPPAVPGYGSSDGFSLRMIDKHPTIDYQEFDKVNKEFMEALHKRKELTGLFTFFAANYPQYELIIDNERAMQKGVSIGDAMENLNILIGSTYEQGFVRFNNFFKVYTQSAPEYRRMPSDILNLFIKNNKDEMVPYSSFMSMRKTMGPNEITRFNLYMSSSIKGVPAKGYTSGDAIKAIQEVAKETLPRGYDIAWEGLSYDEARRGNEALVIFVVVLIFVYLVLAAQYESFLIPLAVLLSLPPGIFGSFLLLKAMGLANDIYAQMGLIMLIGLLGKNAILIVEFAVQKQQQGASILDAAIEGSKVRFRPILMTSFAFIAGLIPLAIATGPGAVGNRTIGSSALGGMLFGTIFGVLVVPGLYYVFAKLSEGKQLIRDQDIAPLSENFVEDQEELALTKRVRKIVSNFLKRNKNQ; this is encoded by the coding sequence ATGTTTAGCAAATTCATTCAACGACCGGTATTGGCAATAGCCATATCGCTCGCAATCATCATTATGGGCGTGCTGGCTATTACCACACTTCCCATCTCGCAATTTCCATCTATTGCTCCTCCGCGTGTAATGGTATTTATTGCTTACCCGGGTGCAAGTGCCGATGTATTGGTGAGCACCACACTTACACCGCTCGAAAGAGCCATAAACGGTGTGCAGGGAATGCAATACATTATTTCCGATGCCACCAGCGCAGGCGAAGCCACTATTCAAATTGTGTTTGAACCCGGAACCGACCCCAATGCTGCGGTGGTAAACGTAAAAACACGGGTGGACCAAGTAATCAATAAACTGCCACAATTGGTACAACTCGAAGGGGTAATTATTTCGCCAATACAGCCCAGTATGTTGATGTATGTAAACCTTTACAGTACCGACAAAAATGCCGATGAAAAGTTCCTCTATAATTATTCCAGCGTACACATTCTTCCCGAATTGCAACGGATAAGCGGTATGGGAAGAGCGCAAATTTTGGGTAGCCGGCAGTTTGCCATGCGTATATGGCTAAAGCCCGATAGAATGCGTGCTTACAATGTTTCTACCGAAGAAGTAATGGAAGCCATCAACAAGCAAAGCGTAATTGGGCGACCAGGGCGTTTAGGTCAAGCCTCGGGCAAATCGGCACAATCGCTGGAGTATGTGCTTACCTATAAAGGGCGATACAATAAACCCGAAGAGTACGGAAACATTATTGTAAGAGCCAACCCCAATGGCGAAAGCTTAAAACTAAAAGACATTGCCAGCATTGAATTGGGAAGCGAGTTTTTCGATATCTATTCTAGTAAAGATGCATATCCCTCTGCCTCTATTGTGTTGAAACAGAACTTCGGCAGCAATGCCAGCAAAGTTATCGAAGGCGTAAAAGAAAAGTTGGAAGAACTGAAGAAGGATTTTCCTCCGGGAATGAAGTACGAAATCAATTACGATGTATCGAAGTTTGTAGATGCCTCCATAGAAAAAGTATTGCACACTTTGTTTGAAGCATTCTTACTGGTGGCATTGGTGGTGTTTCTGTTCTTAGGCGATTTGCGCTCCACGCTTATACCCACATTGGCTGTTCCTGTTTCGCTTATTGGAGCCTTTATTGCCATGCAATTTTTTGGTTTAACCATTAACCTTGTTACACTCTTTGCATTGGTATTGGCAATAGGTATTGTGGTAGACGACTCTATTGTGGTGGTAGAAGCAGTACATGCCAAGATGGAAGAAAAGCATCTTTCGCCTTACCATGCCGTAAAAGAAGTTTTGGGCGAAATAAGCGGAGCCATTATTGCCATTACATTGGTAATGACCTCAGTGTTTGTGCCCGTTTCGTTTATGACAGGTCCTGTGGGCGTTTTTTACCGACAGTTTTCGCTCACCATGGCAAGTGCCATTGTGCTTTCGGGTGTGGTAGCGCTAACGCTTGCTCCGGTATTGTGTGCCATGATTCTGAAAAACAACCACGGTGCGCACAAAAGCAATTCGCCTGTAAATTTATTCCTTAACTGGTTCAATAAAAACTTCGATAAGGCAACAGGCAAGTACACCGCCTTGCTTAAATTAATTGTAAACCGCAGGGTAGTAACTTTTGGCATATTGATTGTTTTTGCTTTTTGCATTGTGGGTGTAAATGAAAAATTACCCGCAGGCTTTATTCCTAACGAAGATCAAGGAATGATATATGCCATCATTCAAACTCCTCCGGGTTCTACTCTAGAAAGAACGAATGATGTTTCGCGTACGCTGCAAAAAATAGCAGAGCATGTAGAAGGTGTGCAATCGGTGGCTTCTTTGGCCGGTTATGAAGTGCTTACCGAAGGGCGCGGTTCCAACGCAGGTACTTGTATTATTAACTTAAAAGATTGGTCGCAACGCAAGCACTCTGTAAAAGAAATAATTGAAGAGTTGGAAGAAAAAACCAAAGATATGGGTGCGGTAATTGAATACTTTGAGCCGCCCGCAGTGCCCGGCTATGGCTCGTCTGATGGTTTTTCGCTGCGTATGATAGATAAGCATCCAACCATAGATTACCAAGAATTCGATAAGGTAAATAAAGAGTTTATGGAAGCATTGCACAAGCGCAAAGAACTTACAGGCTTGTTTACATTTTTTGCTGCAAACTATCCGCAATACGAACTCATAATTGATAATGAACGCGCCATGCAAAAAGGAGTTTCTATTGGCGATGCCATGGAGAATTTAAACATTCTTATTGGTAGTACTTATGAGCAAGGTTTTGTGCGCTTTAATAACTTCTTTAAAGTGTACACCCAAAGTGCGCCCGAATATCGCAGAATGCCCAGCGATATTCTAAACCTTTTCATTAAAAACAATAAGGATGAAATGGTGCCTTATTCATCGTTTATGAGTATGCGCAAAACAATGGGGCCAAACGAAATTACGCGCTTCAATCTCTATATGTCATCTTCCATAAAGGGCGTTCCGGCTAAGGGCTACACCAGTGGCGATGCCATTAAGGCCATTCAAGAAGTGGCGAAAGAAACCTTGCCCCGCGGCTACGATATTGCTTGGGAAGGACTTTCGTACGATGAAGCAAGAAGAGGTAACGAAGCACTCGTAATTTTTGTGGTGGTACTTATTTTCGTTTACCTCGTGTTGGCGGCACAGTACGAAAGTTTCTTGATTCCGCTTGCGGTATTGCTATCGCTTCCTCCTGGAATTTTTGGTTCGTTTTTACTATTAAAAGCGATGGGGCTTGCCAACGATATTTATGCGCAAATGGGCTTAATTATGCTCATTGGGTTATTGGGTAAGAACGCCATTTTAATTGTGGAATTTGCCGTGCAAAAACAGCAGCAAGGTGCTTCTATTTTAGATGCAGCTATTGAAGGCTCCAAGGTGCGTTTTCGCCCAATATTGATGACTTCTTTTGCATTTATTGCCGGCTTAATTCCACTTGCAATTGCAACAGGACCGGGCGCTGTAGGTAATAGAACCATCGGCTCTTCGGCTCTTGGTGGCATGTTGTTTGGAACTATTTTTGGTGTGTTGGTAGTACCCGGTTTGTACTATGTTTTTGCCAAACTATCTGAAGGTAAACAGCTAATAAGAGACCAAGATATAGCGCCACTCAGCGAAAACTTTGTTGAAGACCAAGAAGAGTTGGCTCTTACCAAACGCGTAAGAAAAATAGTAAGTAACTTTTTGAAGAGAAATAAAAACCAATAA